A window of Ipomoea triloba cultivar NCNSP0323 chromosome 2, ASM357664v1 contains these coding sequences:
- the LOC116010927 gene encoding proline-rich receptor-like protein kinase PERK2, with product MDSKIIFFSITLLFTSGAAINITTVTFPLVNRNSANTNSVLDATSPAVPVPSSSSSPTNSPPATPTPTNAPPTTPTSAPPSPPSPPSPNSAAPTSPTNPPQPAGPITPAAPSPRKILSPPLPPNIVTPAASPAPTTDDDSSVGRSLEVSAGIIVAANLFLMLMA from the coding sequence CGGCCATTAACATCACCACAGTCACTTTTCCTTTAGTCAATCGCAACTCTGCAAATACAAATTCAGTTCTTGATGCAACTTCTCCGGCTGTGCCAgttccatcttcttcttctagcCCGACCAATTCCCCTCCCGCTACCCCGACCCCGACCAACGCCCCGCCTACTACCCCAACCAGTGCCCCGCCTAGCCCGCCTAGCCCGCCTAGCCCGAACAGCGCGGCTCCTACTAGCCCGACCAATCCGCCTCAACCTGCTGGCCCAATCACACCCGCAGCACCTAGCCCAAGGAAGATTTTGTCGCCACCACTGCCACCAAATATTGTCACGCCTGCCGCATCACCTGCGCCAACTACAGATGATGACTCCAGTGTTGGAAGGAGTTTGGAGGTTAGTGCAGGCATTATTGTAGCAGCAAATCTATTCCTCATGTTGATGGCTTGA